CGAACAGCACGACACCGCTGTCGGTGTAGAGCGCCGCGTCGCCGTTGGGTCGGAGCGACATCGTGACTCCGAGCTCCTGCGACAGCTGCGAGACGATGCTGTCGCGCTGGTCGAGATAGTCGGTAATGTCGTCGCCGGAGATCGTGCCCTTCACGATCGCGGTATTCACGGTCCCGAACTGGGAGAGCAGCTGATTGATGTTCTGGACCGACGTATTCATGTCGGCATCCGCGCCCGCACGGACCGACTGCACGGTCTGCGTCGCCTGGTTGAGCGCGGTCGCCATGTCCTTGGCGGATGTCACCGCCGCCTGCGCCAGCGTGGTGTTATCCGGAGCGTTGGCATATTGCTGAAGCGCCTTCTTCAGCGCATTGAGCTGCGCCGTCGGCGACTGGTCGAGCTCCGGATCGTCCACAGTGGCAGATGCGATCTTCTGCAGACCGTCATAGATCGCGGTCTGCTTGGCCGACGACGAAGTTGCGACCAAGACGTTGTCGTAGAGACCCGAGCTCGCGGCGCGCTGGATCGCCGCAACATAGACGCCAGCCCCGGGCAGATTGTCCAGCACGGCGATCTTGCGCGAATAGCCGGCGGCGCTGGCACCGGCGATGTTGCGCGAGATCGTCGAGGACTGGATGCCCGACGCCATGAGCGAAGCGCGGGCGGAGTCGAGAGCGGCGGTAAGGGACATGATTTGCTCTTGCCTGGAATGCGCGCTGAAGAATTCAGCGCTTCAGGTTGACGACGACGTCGAGCAGGTCAGCGCCGGTCTGGAACGATTTCGAGTTCGCGGTGAAGCCGCGCTGCGCCTCGATCATCCCGGTCAGCTCGTCCGCAAGGTCGACGTTCGAGTCTTCCAGGGCGCCGGACTGGATCGTGCCGAGGCCGCCGGTGCCGGCATTCCCGGCCTGCGCGTTGCCGGAGTTCATGTTGGTCGAATAGACGTTGCCCGGCTCCGGTGTCAGATTGTCGGGGCTCGCGACGTCGGCAAGCATGATGGTGAAGAGCGTCAGCGTCTGTCCGTTCTTGAGGACCGCCGTCACGTGGCCTGTATCGTCGACATCGACCTTGTCGATGGCCGAGGGAACGCTGCCATTGACGGTCGCCTTGAAGCTGAAGTCGGTTCCGACCTGCGTCATGTTCGACAGGTCCATGGTCATCGCCGCACCGCCGGGGACGGTGAAGGCGAGAGTCGTCGGGCTCGCCGCGGCCAGCGTGCCTTTGCCGGTTGCGGTCGTATCGAAGGTGAAAGTGGTGGCGGCGCCGACCGACGCACCCGTCGCGGAGTCGTAAGCCTGAATCTGCCAGGTGTCCGAACCGGCGGCCGTTGCGGTGTGGGACATGTAGACGTCAAGCGTAACGGCCTGGCCGATATTGTTGTAGGCCACGATCGAGCTCTTCGACGAGTATGAGGCCGGGCCGGGCGGGCCAGCGATCACGGCCGCTTTCGGATCCAGATTGCCGGTCGTGAGCGTCCCCGCCGTCGACGGCACGGGCACCTGCGAAACCTGGGCGATGTTGACGATCTGCATGCCGGACAGGCTGTTCTGCGAGAAATTGGTCACGTTACCGGGCTGGCCCAGAAGGTAGTAGCCGGCCGCATTGACCAGATTGCCCTGGCTGTCCGGCACGAACGAGCCGGCGCGCGTCAGATATTGTTGCGTGTTGTTGGCATTCGACACCACGAAGAAGCCGTTGCCCTGGACGGCGAGGTCCGTGGTCGACGTGGTGAACTGCGTATGTCCGGCATCGCTGATGGCGTAGCGCACCGTGGTCTCGACGGCGCCGGAGTCGTAGTTGCCGGAGCCGCTCTTGAGGATCAGCGAGGAGAACTCGGTCGAGGCCCGCTTGTAGCCGGTCGTGTTGACGTTCGCGATGTTGTCCGAGACCGTCGACAGCTTGTTGGACTGCGCGCCCATTCCGGAAACGCCGGTGCGCATAACACCATACAGGCTCATGGATTTGGCTCCTTCGGTAGGTTGCCGCTACAATGCGGGTTCTTGCTTGCGCGGGGCTGATGATTGGGAACCATGCACAACTTTAGGGTTGTCCTGGTCATGTCGTCTTGGGTTGACAGAACGAGCGCGCCTTGTCGGTCCACGCGCCGAAGCCGCTCGAGACGAGATGCGCGACGATGTGGCAGACATAGCGCTTCTGCGCCGGCTGATTGTTGGGGCCGGCGTTGTAGCGGGCGACCGCCATGGTCCAGCTGCCCTCGCGCTGCTTCAGCTCCTTCAGGAAGCGCGCCGCATATTCCACGTTCCTGGCGGGATCGAACATCGCGCGCACGGACGTGAACTTGTCGCCGTGATAGTAGTGGTTGATCTGCATGCAGCCGAGATCGATCAGCTTGATGCCCTTGGCGCGCATCGCTTCGAAATTCGCGATCGCATCATCCATGTCCTTGGCGAACACGGTCTGCCCTTCCGCTCCGAGCGCGTAAGGATAGAGCGCGCCGCGCCGCCCGGTTTCGGTCAGGCCGACCGCATAGAGAATGCCGAGCGGAATGCCGTGCTGCTGGGACGCACGCGCCATCTCGCGCTCGCAGGGGCGCGCATTGTCGGTCGCCGCTGCCGCAGTGCCGGCGCTACAGATAAACAGGGCCGCGACGA
The genomic region above belongs to Bradyrhizobium arachidis and contains:
- a CDS encoding flagellar hook protein FlgE, producing the protein MSLYGVMRTGVSGMGAQSNKLSTVSDNIANVNTTGYKRASTEFSSLILKSGSGNYDSGAVETTVRYAISDAGHTQFTTSTTDLAVQGNGFFVVSNANNTQQYLTRAGSFVPDSQGNLVNAAGYYLLGQPGNVTNFSQNSLSGMQIVNIAQVSQVPVPSTAGTLTTGNLDPKAAVIAGPPGPASYSSKSSIVAYNNIGQAVTLDVYMSHTATAAGSDTWQIQAYDSATGASVGAATTFTFDTTATGKGTLAAASPTTLAFTVPGGAAMTMDLSNMTQVGTDFSFKATVNGSVPSAIDKVDVDDTGHVTAVLKNGQTLTLFTIMLADVASPDNLTPEPGNVYSTNMNSGNAQAGNAGTGGLGTIQSGALEDSNVDLADELTGMIEAQRGFTANSKSFQTGADLLDVVVNLKR
- a CDS encoding transglycosylase SLT domain-containing protein; this translates as MIRTWASRLVAALFICSAGTAAAATDNARPCEREMARASQQHGIPLGILYAVGLTETGRRGALYPYALGAEGQTVFAKDMDDAIANFEAMRAKGIKLIDLGCMQINHYYHGDKFTSVRAMFDPARNVEYAARFLKELKQREGSWTMAVARYNAGPNNQPAQKRYVCHIVAHLVSSGFGAWTDKARSFCQPKTT